The stretch of DNA AGAGGCCAGACCGGCAATAATGGCGTAAATATTTTTTAGAGAACCACCCAGCTCAACCCCAAACATATCGTCATTGGTATAAACCCGGAAATAATCCGACCGCAGTACTTCTCTGACCCGCTCTCGCACGGATTCACTGGAACTGGCAATGACGGTGCCCGTAAGACTTCGTGTGGCAATCTCACCAGCCAGATTGGGGCCGCTGAGCACTCCTGTGGGGGATTGCGGCAGCTCTTGTTGCAGAATCTGGCTCATCAACAGAAAGCTGCCAGCCTCAATGCCTTTGGTGGTGCTGACCAGAATGGTATCTTCGCTGACGGCAGGTTTGAGTTTACGGACCACGGTCCGGAAATAGGCACTGGGTACGGCCACAAATACCGTGCGACTGCCGGAAACGGCTCGCAGAATATCGTCAGTTGCATGAACCTTGTGGTCCAGACTGTATCCCGGCAAATACTGCGGGTTTTCGTGCAGCGCATTGACCTGCTCTACAAGCTCACTGTTGCGCATCCAGAAATTAACCCTGAAACCATTGCCGGCAATGATATTGGCCAGTACCGTGCCAAAACTGCCACCACCCAGAACACTGACTGTCTGTTCAGGCACTGAATTCTCCTTATTGTTTAATTTGCAATGACAGCGAGCATAAACGTGTTCTCACAGGCTGTGTAAGGCCGCAGCAGGCTTTTAAAACACCCGGTTCAGGCCATCCAGGGCGGCTATTCGAT from Pseudohongiella spirulinae encodes:
- a CDS encoding NAD(P)H-dependent glycerol-3-phosphate dehydrogenase, with translation MPEQTVSVLGGGSFGTVLANIIAGNGFRVNFWMRNSELVEQVNALHENPQYLPGYSLDHKVHATDDILRAVSGSRTVFVAVPSAYFRTVVRKLKPAVSEDTILVSTTKGIEAGSFLLMSQILQQELPQSPTGVLSGPNLAGEIATRSLTGTVIASSSESVRERVREVLRSDYFRVYTNDDMFGVELGGSLKNIYAIIAGLASAMGMGQNTNSMLITRSLTEMARFGRELGADPMTFLGLAGVGDLIVTCSSSLSRNFRVGFALGQGKSLQEAVAELGQVAEGVNTLKQVKEKADQLGIYMPLASGLYKIVYEGYAVDQVISALMHGEGALDVEYEASRSKQLTGASACPTNS